A region from the Campylobacter subantarcticus LMG 24377 genome encodes:
- a CDS encoding HTH domain-containing protein, with amino-acid sequence MSNKLTYKELILEVLKHAKKPLGVSEIWKEACNKGLDKKLTSIGQTPTQTLWNRLLTGKIDCIKASQKPTTFWLRERQSELLNIDFSNQIEKELEKQEKNKFHERDLHPLLVKYLYENSDFRLNCKTIYHEKSKKSESGKDKWNYPDVVGVYFPYDDYRKETLGLLESLKQNSYKIFSFELKIGINFSNLKEYYFQAVSNSSWANEGYLVVLKEIDSEVLSELRRLNQSFGIGVIKLDSEDILNSKILLSAKEKELDIQTIDMLVEKNENFKEFIDDINKQIKVGMEVKIHAKFDEIKNDEQMQKYLKEKCILEE; translated from the coding sequence GTGTCTAACAAATTGACTTACAAAGAATTGATTTTAGAAGTTTTAAAGCATGCTAAAAAACCTTTAGGGGTGAGTGAAATTTGGAAGGAGGCTTGCAACAAGGGTTTGGATAAAAAACTCACTAGTATAGGACAAACTCCAACTCAAACGCTTTGGAATCGTTTGCTTACTGGTAAGATTGATTGTATTAAAGCTTCTCAAAAACCCACTACATTTTGGTTGAGAGAAAGGCAAAGTGAGCTTTTAAATATTGATTTTTCAAATCAAATTGAAAAAGAATTGGAAAAACAAGAAAAAAACAAATTTCATGAAAGAGACTTGCATCCTTTGCTTGTAAAATACTTGTATGAAAATTCTGATTTTCGATTAAATTGTAAAACTATCTACCATGAAAAAAGTAAAAAAAGTGAAAGTGGTAAAGATAAATGGAATTATCCTGATGTAGTAGGAGTTTATTTTCCTTATGATGATTATCGAAAAGAAACGCTAGGGCTTTTGGAAAGCCTTAAGCAAAATAGCTACAAAATATTTTCTTTTGAACTAAAAATTGGTATTAATTTTTCAAATTTAAAAGAGTATTATTTTCAGGCTGTTAGCAATTCTAGTTGGGCAAATGAAGGTTATTTGGTAGTATTAAAAGAAATAGATAGTGAGGTTTTAAGTGAGCTTAGAAGGCTCAATCAAAGTTTTGGCATAGGTGTGATAAAGCTTGATAGCGAAGATATTTTAAACTCAAAAATTCTTCTTAGTGCAAAAGAAAAAGAGTTAGATATACAAACTATAGATATGCTTGTAGAAAAAAATGAAAATTTTAAAGAATTTATTGATGATATTAATAAACAAATAAAAGTTGGTATGGAAGTAAAAATTCATGCAAAATTCGATGAGATTAAGAACGATGAACAAATGCAAAAATACCTTAAAGAAAAATGTATTTTGGAGGAATAA